One genomic region from Mycobacterium basiliense encodes:
- a CDS encoding arabinosyltransferase domain-containing protein, whose protein sequence is MATETEPGTLKQLPSTSVSDAGAKYRIARLVAVVAGLLGTVLALATPVLPVDQTTAQLNWPQDNTFSSVEAPLIGYVATELNVSVPCQAAAGLAGPQNNGKTVLLSTVPKQAPNAVDRGLLIQRANDDLVLVVRNVPVVTAPLSEVLGPACQRLTFTAHADQVTAEFVGLKQGPRAERPGEPLRGERGGYDFRPQIVGVFTDLSGPTPPGLTFSATVDTRYSSSPTPLKMAAMILGLLTTAAALVALHILDTADGTRHRRILPPRWWSIGGLDTLVIAVLVWWHFVGANTSDDGYILTMARVSEHAGYMANYYRWFGTPEAPFGWYYDLLALWAHVSTSSIWMRLPTLAMALTCWWVISREVIPRLGHAVKQSRAAAWTAAGMFLAVWLPLDNGLRPEPIIALGILLTWCSVERAVATSRLLPVAIACIIGALTLFSGPTGIASIGALLVAIGPLLTILHRRYKQFGALPLLAPLLAAATVTAILIFRDQTFAGEAQASMLKRAVGPSLKWFDEHIRYERLFMASPDGSVARRFAVLALVLALAVVVAMSLRKGRIPGTAAGPSRRIMGITIISFLAMMFTPTKWTHHFGVFAGLAGSLGALAAVAVTAAALRSRRNRTVFAAVVLFVMALSFASVNGWWYVSNFGVPWSNSFPKWRWSLTTALLELSVVVLLVAAWFHFVATDNGSPRTRLGARLAGIVQSPLAIATWLLVIMEVVSLTQGMISQYPAWSVGRSNLQALTGKSCGLAEDVLVELDPDAGMLAPVRAPVADALGAALSEAFTPNGVPANVSADPVMERPGDRSFLDDDGLVTGTEAGTEGGTTAAPGINGSRARLPFNLNPARTPVLGSWRAGIQVPAMLRSGWYRLPSPEQMEKAPLIVVTAAGRFDPREVQLQWATDAQAASGHAGGSMEFGDVGAAPAWRNLRAPLSAIPKTATQVRLVADDQDLAPQHWIALTPPRIPQVQTLQQVVGSTDPVFLDWLVGLAFPCQRPFGHQNGVDETPKWRILPDRFGAEANSPVMDKNGGGPLGITELLSRATTVASYLKDDWFRDWGSLQRLTPYYPDATPAQLRLGTVTRSGLWNPGPLRRG, encoded by the coding sequence ATGGCCACCGAAACCGAACCGGGCACATTGAAACAATTACCATCTACCTCCGTGAGCGACGCGGGAGCAAAATACCGGATTGCTCGACTTGTCGCAGTCGTCGCAGGTCTGCTCGGCACGGTTCTGGCGCTGGCCACCCCGGTGTTGCCGGTGGACCAGACCACCGCGCAGTTGAACTGGCCGCAGGACAACACGTTCAGCAGCGTGGAGGCGCCGCTGATAGGGTATGTGGCCACCGAACTCAACGTCAGCGTGCCCTGTCAGGCCGCCGCCGGGCTCGCCGGACCGCAAAACAACGGCAAGACCGTGCTGTTGTCGACGGTCCCCAAGCAAGCCCCGAACGCCGTCGACCGCGGCCTGCTCATCCAGCGCGCCAACGACGATCTGGTGCTGGTGGTGCGCAACGTTCCGGTCGTCACCGCGCCGCTGAGCGAAGTCCTCGGCCCAGCCTGCCAGCGATTGACCTTCACCGCGCATGCCGACCAGGTCACCGCCGAATTCGTGGGGCTCAAGCAGGGGCCCCGCGCCGAGCGTCCCGGCGAACCGCTGCGCGGCGAACGGGGCGGCTACGACTTCCGGCCGCAGATCGTCGGGGTTTTCACCGATCTTTCCGGGCCCACCCCACCGGGTTTGACCTTCTCCGCGACCGTCGACACCCGCTACAGCAGCAGCCCCACGCCGCTGAAGATGGCGGCGATGATCCTGGGCCTGTTGACCACCGCCGCCGCACTGGTCGCGTTGCACATCCTGGACACCGCAGACGGCACCCGCCACCGGCGGATACTCCCGCCGCGCTGGTGGTCGATCGGCGGGTTGGACACGTTGGTCATCGCCGTACTGGTGTGGTGGCACTTCGTCGGGGCCAACACCTCCGACGACGGGTACATCCTGACCATGGCCCGGGTCTCCGAGCATGCCGGCTACATGGCGAATTACTACCGCTGGTTCGGCACACCCGAGGCGCCGTTCGGCTGGTACTACGACCTACTTGCGTTGTGGGCGCACGTCAGCACCAGCAGCATCTGGATGCGGCTGCCCACCCTGGCGATGGCGCTGACCTGCTGGTGGGTGATCAGCCGTGAGGTGATCCCGCGGTTGGGGCACGCGGTAAAGCAGAGCCGCGCCGCCGCCTGGACCGCGGCGGGCATGTTCCTGGCAGTGTGGTTGCCGCTCGACAACGGGCTGCGGCCGGAGCCGATCATCGCCCTGGGCATCCTGCTGACCTGGTGTTCGGTGGAGCGCGCGGTGGCCACCAGCCGGCTGCTGCCGGTCGCCATCGCCTGCATCATCGGTGCGCTGACGCTGTTCTCCGGGCCCACCGGCATCGCCTCCATCGGCGCGCTGCTGGTCGCGATCGGCCCGCTCCTGACCATCCTGCACCGACGCTACAAACAGTTCGGTGCACTGCCGCTGCTGGCGCCGCTGCTGGCCGCGGCCACCGTCACCGCGATCCTCATCTTCCGCGACCAAACCTTCGCGGGCGAGGCCCAGGCCAGCATGCTCAAACGTGCGGTCGGGCCTAGCCTCAAGTGGTTTGACGAACATATCCGCTACGAGCGGCTGTTCATGGCCAGCCCGGACGGCTCGGTGGCCCGCCGCTTCGCGGTGCTAGCCCTGGTCCTTGCGCTCGCCGTAGTGGTAGCAATGTCGTTGCGTAAAGGGCGAATTCCGGGCACCGCGGCAGGGCCGAGCCGGCGCATCATGGGGATCACCATCATCTCATTTCTGGCGATGATGTTCACGCCCACCAAATGGACACACCACTTCGGGGTGTTCGCCGGATTGGCCGGTTCTTTGGGGGCGCTGGCCGCGGTCGCGGTGACGGCGGCAGCGCTACGCTCGCGACGCAATCGCACCGTGTTCGCCGCCGTGGTGCTCTTCGTGATGGCGCTGTCATTCGCCAGTGTCAATGGCTGGTGGTATGTCTCCAACTTTGGTGTGCCGTGGTCGAATTCGTTTCCGAAGTGGCGGTGGTCGCTGACCACCGCGCTGCTGGAGCTCTCCGTCGTGGTGCTGCTGGTGGCGGCGTGGTTTCACTTCGTCGCTACCGACAACGGGTCGCCCCGGACCCGGCTAGGGGCACGACTGGCCGGAATTGTCCAGTCCCCGTTGGCGATTGCGACGTGGTTGCTGGTCATCATGGAGGTCGTCTCACTGACCCAGGGAATGATTTCCCAATACCCGGCATGGTCGGTGGGCCGGTCCAATCTGCAAGCGCTCACCGGGAAGAGCTGCGGGCTGGCCGAAGACGTGTTGGTGGAGTTGGATCCCGACGCGGGAATGCTGGCTCCGGTACGCGCTCCGGTGGCCGACGCGCTGGGCGCCGCCCTGTCAGAAGCATTCACGCCCAACGGAGTTCCCGCCAACGTCTCCGCCGACCCGGTGATGGAACGCCCAGGTGATCGCAGCTTCCTCGACGACGACGGACTGGTGACCGGTACCGAAGCGGGCACCGAGGGCGGCACCACGGCCGCACCGGGAATCAACGGGTCTCGTGCCCGCCTGCCGTTCAACCTCAATCCGGCCCGAACTCCGGTGCTGGGCAGCTGGCGTGCCGGCATCCAGGTACCCGCCATGTTGCGCTCGGGCTGGTATCGATTGCCCTCCCCGGAGCAGATGGAGAAAGCGCCGCTGATCGTGGTGACGGCGGCCGGCCGGTTCGACCCGCGTGAGGTTCAGCTGCAGTGGGCCACCGATGCGCAAGCGGCCAGCGGGCATGCCGGCGGGTCGATGGAGTTTGGCGATGTCGGGGCGGCCCCGGCCTGGCGCAACCTGCGGGCGCCGTTGTCGGCGATCCCGAAAACCGCTACCCAGGTTCGTCTGGTCGCCGACGACCAGGACTTGGCCCCACAGCACTGGATCGCGCTGACCCCGCCCCGGATTCCACAGGTGCAAACGCTGCAGCAAGTGGTGGGATCGACTGATCCGGTGTTCCTGGACTGGCTGGTGGGGCTGGCATTCCCCTGTCAGCGGCCGTTCGGCCACCAAAACGGCGTCGATGAAACGCCGAAATGGCGGATCCTGCCGGACCGGTTCGGCGCGGAGGCAAACTCGCCCGTCATGGACAAGAACGGCGGTGGCCCGCTGGGCATCACCGAATTGCTGTCGCGCGCCACGACAGTGGCCAGTTACCTCAAGGACGACTGGTTCCGCGATTGGGGCTCGCTGCAGCGGTTGACCCCCTACTACCCCGACGCGACGCCCGCACAACTACGGCTGGGCACGGTGACTCGCAGCGGTTTGTGGAATCCCGGACCACTGCGGCGCGGCTAG
- a CDS encoding NHL repeat-containing protein, with protein MAAGPADTCARPPPWWRRTTITVPAALLTIAAVIAVIVVLVPRPDSAPTGRGYGSQIILPFPGLQEPGEVAVDAAGAVYVADRRNDRVLVLAAGSDAPTELPFHDLDLPMALAVDTVGAVYVADLGTDGVAGRDDRVQKLPAGATAPTELPFPDLSVPSAIAVDTAGAVYVAEQGNNRVRKLPHGAATPIQLPFTEIAVPSGLAVDAAGNVYLATSAANTHRLGPHDPVRKLAPGAAKPAKLSLTGQRVAVDASGAIYVTDPDRRGYAHVLKYDAGAGAPTELPLDGVRTTDGLAVDSDGTVYVVDVSNARVLKLPIE; from the coding sequence ATGGCAGCCGGGCCAGCGGATACCTGTGCGCGACCTCCGCCGTGGTGGCGACGGACCACCATCACGGTCCCGGCCGCCCTGCTGACGATCGCCGCCGTGATCGCGGTCATCGTGGTCTTGGTCCCGCGACCGGACAGTGCGCCAACCGGCCGGGGGTACGGCTCGCAGATCATCCTGCCGTTTCCTGGCCTGCAGGAGCCCGGCGAGGTAGCCGTCGACGCCGCCGGCGCCGTCTATGTCGCCGACCGTCGCAACGACCGGGTGCTGGTGTTGGCTGCGGGCAGCGACGCACCCACCGAGCTGCCCTTTCACGACCTCGACCTACCAATGGCGCTGGCCGTGGACACCGTGGGCGCTGTCTACGTAGCCGACCTTGGCACCGATGGCGTCGCGGGCCGCGACGATCGAGTGCAGAAGCTGCCCGCCGGGGCGACCGCGCCCACGGAGCTGCCGTTCCCCGATCTTTCGGTGCCGTCCGCCATCGCCGTCGACACGGCCGGCGCCGTGTACGTGGCGGAGCAGGGGAACAACCGGGTGCGCAAGCTGCCCCACGGGGCGGCGACACCGATCCAACTGCCGTTCACCGAAATCGCCGTTCCTTCCGGCTTGGCCGTCGATGCGGCTGGCAACGTCTATCTGGCGACCTCCGCTGCCAACACCCACCGCCTCGGCCCCCACGATCCGGTGCGCAAGCTGGCCCCGGGAGCGGCCAAGCCCGCAAAACTATCTCTCACCGGCCAGCGGGTGGCGGTCGACGCGAGCGGCGCCATCTATGTCACCGACCCGGACCGACGGGGTTACGCTCACGTGCTGAAATACGACGCCGGGGCCGGCGCACCCACCGAACTGCCGCTTGATGGCGTCCGCACGACAGACGGACTGGCGGTGGATTCCGATGGCACGGTCTACGTCGTGGACGTAAGCAACGCCCGGGTGCTCAAGTTGCCGATCGAATGA
- a CDS encoding galactan 5-O-arabinofuranosyltransferase: MRNALATLGQMAAAAAVAMLVAVISLAAISRVQWPAFPSSNQLHALTTVGQVGCLTGLLAAGWAWRRGRSRWLARLGGLVFVSAFAVVTLGMPLGATRLYLFGISVDQQFRTEYLTRLTDSPALHDMTYLGLPPFYPPGWFWIGGRAAALTGTPAWEVFKPWAITSITVAVAIALVLWWRMIRFEYALLVTIATAAVTLAYSSPEPYAAMITVLLPPMLVLTWSGLRAGATARGGWAAVVGAGVFLGFAATWYTLLVAYSAFTVTLMALLLAASRWQRGGLRAGFRAALDPLRRLAVIAAIAAVIAATTWLPFLLRAAHSPVSNTGSAQHYLPADGAELTFPMLQFSLLGALCMLGALWLVVRARSSTRAGALAIGVLAVYLWSLLSMLTTLARTTLLSFRLQPTLTVLLAAAGVFGFVETTLALAPKARAVIPAAGAIGLAGAIAFSQDIPDVLRPDLTIAYTDTDGLGQRGDRRPPGAEKYYPTIDAAIRRVTGKPRDQLVVLTADYSFLSYYPYWGFQGLTSHYANPLAQFDKRAAHIESWAKLKTADELVQALDKLPWSAPTVFLMRRGAHDTYTLRLAQDVYPNQPNVRRYPVNLKAALFDDPRFAVDTIGPFVLAIRKPEASA, from the coding sequence TGTCTGACCGGGTTGCTGGCCGCCGGCTGGGCGTGGCGACGCGGCCGGTCGCGGTGGCTGGCTCGCCTCGGCGGGCTGGTGTTCGTCTCCGCATTCGCTGTGGTGACGCTGGGCATGCCGCTGGGAGCCACCCGGCTCTACCTGTTCGGCATCTCCGTCGATCAACAATTTCGCACCGAATACCTGACCCGACTCACCGACAGCCCTGCCCTGCACGACATGACCTACCTCGGCCTACCGCCGTTTTATCCGCCGGGCTGGTTCTGGATCGGCGGACGCGCCGCCGCGTTGACCGGGACACCCGCGTGGGAGGTGTTCAAGCCCTGGGCGATCACCTCGATCACCGTCGCGGTGGCGATCGCGTTGGTGCTGTGGTGGCGGATGATCCGCTTCGAGTACGCGCTGCTGGTCACCATCGCCACCGCGGCCGTGACCCTCGCCTACAGCTCGCCGGAGCCCTACGCCGCGATGATCACGGTGCTGCTGCCGCCGATGCTGGTGCTGACCTGGTCGGGACTGCGCGCCGGCGCTACCGCGCGCGGCGGCTGGGCGGCAGTGGTCGGCGCCGGAGTCTTCCTCGGCTTTGCCGCCACCTGGTACACCCTGCTCGTCGCCTACAGCGCGTTCACGGTCACGCTGATGGCGCTGCTGCTGGCCGCATCGCGCTGGCAACGCGGCGGGCTCAGGGCCGGTTTCCGCGCTGCCCTCGACCCGCTGCGCCGGCTGGCCGTCATCGCCGCCATCGCGGCGGTGATCGCCGCCACGACCTGGCTGCCCTTCCTGCTGCGGGCAGCCCATAGCCCGGTCAGCAACACCGGCAGCGCGCAGCACTATCTGCCGGCCGACGGCGCCGAACTGACCTTTCCGATGCTGCAGTTCTCGCTGCTGGGCGCGCTATGCATGCTGGGCGCCCTGTGGCTGGTGGTGCGAGCGCGATCGTCGACACGGGCCGGCGCCCTTGCCATCGGCGTGCTGGCCGTCTACCTGTGGTCGCTGCTATCGATGCTGACCACGCTGGCGCGCACCACGCTGCTGTCGTTCCGGCTGCAACCCACTTTGACCGTGCTGTTGGCCGCCGCCGGGGTATTTGGCTTCGTCGAAACGACGCTGGCGCTGGCTCCCAAGGCGCGCGCAGTCATCCCGGCGGCCGGCGCCATCGGCCTGGCTGGGGCGATCGCGTTCAGCCAGGACATTCCCGACGTACTGCGACCCGACCTCACCATCGCATACACCGACACCGACGGCCTCGGTCAGCGCGGCGACCGCCGACCGCCCGGTGCCGAGAAGTACTATCCGACAATCGACGCCGCCATCCGAAGGGTCACCGGCAAGCCGCGTGACCAGCTCGTCGTGCTGACCGCCGACTACAGCTTCCTGTCGTATTACCCCTATTGGGGCTTTCAGGGTTTGACCTCGCACTACGCCAACCCGCTGGCACAGTTCGACAAGCGAGCCGCACACATCGAGAGCTGGGCCAAGCTCAAGACGGCCGACGAACTCGTTCAGGCTCTGGACAAACTACCGTGGTCGGCGCCGACGGTCTTTTTGATGCGCCGCGGCGCACACGACACCTATACGCTGCGGCTGGCCCAGGACGTCTACCCCAACCAACCCAATGTCCGTCGCTACCCGGTGAACCTCAAAGCGGCGCTGTTCGACGACCCGCGTTTCGCCGTCGACACCATCGGGCCGTTCGTGCTTGCCATCCGCAAGCCGGAGGCTAGCGCCTGA
- a CDS encoding arabinosyltransferase domain-containing protein gives MPLDGNERSHRIARLAAVVLGIAGLLLCALVPLLPVKQTTATILWPQGNPAEGNNTQITQITAPLVSGAPRALDISIPCSAIATLPADGGLVLSTLPAGGVDTGKHGLFVRANKDAVVVAFRDTVATAAPRSAIADGRCDVLHIWADATGAGADFVGIPGAAGTLPPEKKPQIGGIFTDLKVPAQPGLSARIDIDTRFITTPTATKTIVMVLGTLAVLGAILALTALDRLSRGGEALRSWRSPIAWLARYRPRVHRATCWRVGAATWLADAGVIATLLLWHVIGAISSDDGYNLTIARIAPNAGYVANYYRYFGTTEAPFDWYPSLLAKLASESTAGVWMRLPATLAGIACWLIISRCALRRLGPGRGGLAGNPVAVFTAGAVFLAAWLPFNNGLRPEPLIALGVLVTWMLVERAIGLGRLAPAAVAIFVAMLTATLAPQGLIAVAALLTGAKAIAQAIQRRRAADGLLAPLATLAASLSLIAVVVFRDQTLATVAESARIKYKVGPTIAWYQDFLRYYFLTVESNAEGSMARRFAVLVLLLCMFGMLFVLLRRGRVSGVASGPAWRLIGSTAIGLLLLTFTPTKWAIQFGAFAGLAGALGALTAFTVSRIGLHSRRNLALYVTALLFVLAWATSGINGWFYVGNYGVPWYDIQPVIASHPVTSMFLTLSILTGLLSAWYHFRMDYAGHTEVKDNRRNRVLASTPLLVVAVIMVLGEVGSLAKGAVFRYPLYTTAKANLAALTSELSPTSCAMADDVLAEPDPNAGMLQPLPGQTFGPDGPLGGINPVGFKPGGVGEDLKSDPVVSKPGVVNSDASPNKPNAAITDSAGTAGGRGPAGVNGSHAALPFGLDPARTPVMGSYGENSLAATATSAWYQLPTDWQADTADRPLVVVTAAGAIWSYKEDGDFVYGQSLKLQWGVTRPDGTTQPLGQVFPIDIGPQPAWRNLRFPLAWAPPEANVARIVAYDPNLSPEQWFAFTPPRVPVLETLQQLVGSQTPVLMDIATASSFPCQRPFAEHLGVAELPQYRILPDHKQTAVSSNLWQSAQNGGPFLFTQGLLRTSTIATYLRGDWHRDWGSVEQYYRLVPADQAPNAVIEEGVITVPGWSRQGPIRALP, from the coding sequence GTGCCCCTCGACGGTAATGAGCGATCCCACCGGATCGCCCGATTAGCAGCCGTCGTCCTGGGGATCGCCGGACTGCTCTTGTGCGCCTTGGTGCCCTTGCTGCCGGTCAAGCAGACGACGGCGACGATCCTGTGGCCTCAGGGCAATCCGGCGGAGGGCAATAACACCCAGATCACCCAGATCACCGCGCCGCTGGTGTCCGGGGCCCCGCGGGCATTGGATATCTCCATCCCGTGCTCGGCGATCGCCACCCTGCCCGCCGACGGCGGCCTGGTGCTGTCCACCCTGCCGGCCGGCGGCGTGGACACCGGCAAGCACGGACTGTTCGTGCGCGCCAACAAGGATGCGGTTGTGGTCGCCTTCCGGGACACGGTGGCCACGGCCGCACCGCGGTCGGCGATTGCCGACGGCCGCTGCGACGTGCTGCACATCTGGGCCGACGCCACCGGCGCAGGCGCAGACTTCGTCGGAATTCCCGGCGCCGCGGGGACGCTGCCCCCCGAGAAGAAGCCTCAGATCGGTGGAATCTTCACCGACCTGAAGGTCCCCGCTCAGCCCGGCCTATCCGCGCGCATCGACATCGACACCCGATTCATCACGACGCCGACGGCGACCAAGACGATCGTGATGGTGCTGGGCACGCTGGCCGTCCTGGGCGCCATCCTCGCCCTCACGGCCCTGGATCGCCTTAGCCGGGGCGGCGAGGCGCTGCGCAGCTGGCGCTCGCCGATCGCCTGGCTGGCCCGCTATCGCCCGCGGGTGCACCGGGCCACCTGCTGGCGCGTCGGCGCCGCGACCTGGCTCGCCGATGCCGGCGTCATCGCCACCCTGCTGCTCTGGCATGTCATCGGCGCCATCTCCTCCGACGACGGCTACAACCTGACCATCGCGCGGATCGCGCCGAATGCCGGCTACGTCGCCAACTACTACCGTTACTTCGGCACAACCGAGGCACCCTTCGACTGGTATCCGAGCCTGCTGGCCAAGCTGGCGTCCGAGAGCACGGCCGGCGTGTGGATGCGCCTGCCAGCCACGCTGGCCGGGATCGCCTGCTGGCTGATCATCAGCCGATGCGCGCTGCGGCGCCTGGGACCCGGGCGAGGAGGCCTGGCCGGCAACCCGGTGGCGGTATTCACCGCCGGGGCGGTATTCCTGGCCGCCTGGCTACCGTTCAACAACGGACTGCGGCCGGAGCCGCTGATCGCGCTGGGCGTGCTGGTGACCTGGATGTTGGTGGAACGCGCGATCGGGCTGGGCCGACTGGCTCCCGCTGCGGTTGCCATCTTCGTGGCCATGCTGACCGCGACACTGGCGCCGCAAGGACTGATCGCCGTCGCCGCACTGCTTACCGGCGCCAAGGCCATCGCCCAGGCGATTCAGCGTCGCCGGGCCGCGGACGGGCTGCTGGCGCCATTGGCGACACTGGCCGCGTCGTTGTCGCTGATCGCGGTGGTGGTGTTCCGCGACCAGACGCTGGCCACGGTCGCCGAGTCGGCACGTATCAAGTACAAGGTCGGTCCGACGATCGCCTGGTATCAGGACTTCCTGCGGTACTACTTCCTGACCGTGGAGAGCAACGCCGAAGGGTCGATGGCGAGGCGGTTCGCGGTGCTGGTGCTGCTGCTCTGCATGTTCGGGATGCTGTTCGTGTTGCTGCGCCGCGGCCGGGTGTCGGGGGTGGCCAGCGGCCCCGCCTGGCGGCTGATCGGGAGCACCGCCATTGGGCTGCTGCTGCTGACGTTCACCCCCACAAAATGGGCCATCCAGTTCGGCGCGTTCGCCGGATTGGCCGGCGCCCTGGGGGCGCTGACCGCGTTCACCGTGTCCCGAATCGGCCTGCACAGTCGACGCAACCTGGCGCTGTACGTCACCGCCCTGCTGTTCGTGCTGGCGTGGGCCACATCCGGCATCAACGGGTGGTTCTACGTGGGCAACTATGGGGTGCCGTGGTACGACATTCAGCCCGTCATCGCCAGTCACCCGGTGACGTCGATGTTCCTGACGTTGTCGATCCTGACCGGGCTGCTGTCCGCTTGGTACCACTTCCGGATGGACTACGCCGGGCACACCGAGGTCAAAGACAATCGGCGCAACCGAGTGCTGGCCTCCACCCCACTGCTGGTGGTGGCCGTCATCATGGTGCTGGGCGAAGTCGGTTCGCTGGCCAAGGGCGCGGTGTTTCGCTACCCGCTGTACACCACCGCGAAGGCCAACCTGGCCGCGCTGACGTCCGAGCTGTCACCGACCAGCTGCGCCATGGCCGACGATGTGCTGGCCGAGCCGGATCCCAATGCCGGCATGCTGCAGCCACTTCCGGGCCAGACATTCGGGCCGGACGGCCCGCTCGGGGGCATCAATCCCGTCGGCTTCAAACCCGGGGGCGTGGGCGAGGATCTCAAGTCCGACCCGGTGGTCAGCAAGCCCGGCGTGGTCAATTCCGACGCCTCCCCCAACAAACCCAATGCCGCCATCACCGACTCGGCGGGTACCGCTGGCGGACGGGGCCCGGCCGGTGTGAACGGGTCGCACGCGGCGCTGCCCTTCGGCCTGGATCCGGCGCGCACGCCCGTGATGGGCAGCTATGGCGAGAACTCGTTAGCCGCAACCGCGACGTCGGCCTGGTATCAGCTGCCCACCGATTGGCAAGCCGACACCGCAGATCGGCCGCTGGTGGTGGTTACCGCGGCGGGCGCGATCTGGTCCTACAAAGAAGACGGTGACTTCGTGTACGGCCAGTCGCTGAAGCTGCAGTGGGGCGTGACCCGACCCGACGGCACCACCCAGCCACTCGGCCAGGTGTTCCCGATCGATATCGGGCCCCAGCCGGCGTGGCGCAACCTGCGGTTCCCGTTGGCCTGGGCGCCGCCCGAGGCCAACGTCGCACGCATCGTCGCCTACGACCCAAACCTGAGCCCCGAACAATGGTTCGCGTTCACGCCACCGCGGGTTCCGGTGCTGGAGACCTTGCAACAGCTGGTCGGGTCGCAAACCCCGGTGCTGATGGACATCGCTACCGCGTCCAGCTTCCCGTGTCAGCGACCGTTCGCCGAACACCTCGGTGTCGCCGAACTTCCGCAGTATCGGATCCTGCCCGATCACAAGCAGACCGCGGTGTCGTCGAACCTGTGGCAGTCCGCCCAAAACGGTGGGCCGTTCCTGTTCACCCAGGGTCTGCTGCGAACGTCGACCATCGCGACGTATTTGCGGGGCGACTGGCATCGCGACTGGGGATCGGTCGAACAGTATTACCGGCTGGTGCCGGCCGACCAGGCGCCCAACGCCGTCATCGAAGAGGGTGTGATTACGGTGCCCGGCTGGAGTCGACAAGGACCGATTAGGGCCCTGCCATGA